From a single Kitasatospora azatica KCTC 9699 genomic region:
- a CDS encoding MFS transporter has protein sequence MPALTARRQGLVLATVCLAAFAINLDTTIVNVALPELSRQLGATTRDLQWVVDGYNLAFAALVLTAGSLGDRFGRRPTLLAGLAGFAVTSAIGSLVGSPGALVAVRFAMGACAATIFPTTLSIITNTFPERRSRAKAVGVWGAVTGLGVAVGPVAGGVLLAHFGWPSVFLALVPVALAALVATWVWVPESSDPAAARLDLPGLAASSTAIGLLVYTIIEAPNRGWAAPASLAGFAGSVLLTALFVRVERGRRQPMIDMTLFRTPAFSAASGSVTVAFFALFGFIFLVTQYFQFIRGYGTLSTGVRILPVALSIALGSVGGVALVNRLGTRAVVTTGLVLLGSSFGWIALSPTFMSYPRIVGQMVMLGLGLGLTTAPATESILSVLPPAKAGVGSAVNDATREAGGTLGVAVIGSIFTSLYASRLATTAFADLPAHTAAAAKDSVASALGITAAAEPAARQSLLSDVQTSFMYGFHLACVVAAGVCLLGAAAARLALPGRLTPPPGGQGRGTAVVRTPATRVAPSPTGPPARR, from the coding sequence ATGCCCGCCCTCACCGCTCGCCGACAGGGCCTGGTCCTCGCCACGGTCTGCCTGGCGGCGTTCGCGATCAACTTGGACACCACCATCGTCAACGTGGCCCTGCCGGAGCTGAGCAGACAGCTCGGGGCGACGACCCGGGACCTGCAGTGGGTCGTCGACGGCTACAACCTCGCCTTCGCCGCGCTCGTCCTGACCGCGGGCTCGCTCGGCGACCGCTTCGGGCGCCGGCCGACGCTCCTTGCGGGACTTGCGGGTTTCGCCGTCACCAGTGCGATCGGAAGCCTGGTCGGCTCACCCGGCGCACTGGTCGCCGTGCGCTTCGCGATGGGCGCCTGCGCGGCGACGATCTTCCCCACAACTCTGTCGATCATCACCAACACCTTTCCCGAACGCCGCTCCCGCGCCAAGGCGGTTGGCGTCTGGGGTGCGGTGACCGGACTCGGGGTGGCCGTGGGGCCGGTGGCGGGCGGAGTCCTGCTGGCGCACTTCGGCTGGCCCTCGGTGTTCCTCGCCCTGGTGCCCGTGGCACTGGCCGCGTTGGTCGCGACCTGGGTGTGGGTGCCGGAGTCGAGCGATCCCGCCGCCGCCCGCCTCGATCTTCCGGGGCTCGCCGCGAGTTCGACGGCGATCGGCCTGCTCGTCTACACCATCATCGAGGCTCCGAACCGCGGCTGGGCCGCTCCCGCCAGCCTGGCGGGATTCGCCGGCTCGGTGCTCCTGACGGCGCTGTTCGTCCGGGTCGAGCGGGGCCGACGGCAGCCCATGATCGACATGACGCTGTTCCGGACACCGGCGTTCTCGGCGGCGAGCGGCTCGGTGACGGTCGCGTTCTTCGCGCTCTTCGGGTTCATCTTCCTGGTGACCCAGTACTTCCAGTTCATCCGCGGCTACGGCACGCTCTCCACCGGCGTGCGGATCCTGCCGGTCGCGCTGAGCATCGCGCTGGGGTCGGTGGGCGGGGTCGCGCTGGTGAACCGGCTCGGCACCCGCGCGGTGGTCACCACCGGCCTGGTCCTGCTCGGCTCGTCCTTCGGGTGGATCGCCCTGTCACCGACCTTCATGTCCTATCCGCGGATCGTGGGCCAGATGGTGATGCTCGGACTGGGGCTCGGGCTCACCACGGCGCCCGCCACCGAGTCGATCCTCAGCGTGCTGCCGCCGGCGAAGGCCGGAGTCGGGTCGGCCGTCAACGACGCGACCCGCGAGGCCGGCGGCACCCTCGGTGTGGCGGTGATCGGTTCGATCTTCACGTCCCTGTACGCGAGTCGGCTCGCCACCACCGCCTTCGCCGACCTTCCGGCGCACACCGCGGCAGCCGCGAAGGACTCGGTCGCATCGGCGCTGGGGATCACCGCGGCTGCCGAACCAGCCGCCCGGCAGAGCCTCCTGAGCGACGTCCAGACCTCGTTCATGTACGGCTTCCACCTCGCCTGCGTGGTCGCCGCCGGAGTCTGCCTGCTGGGCGCAGCCGCCGCACGCCTGGCACTGCCGGGCCGACTCACGCCGCCGCCCGGCGGGCAGGGTCGGGGCACTGCCGTGGTGAGGACGCCGGCCACGCGCGTTGCCCCTTCACCGACCGGGCCACCCGCCCGCCGCTGA
- a CDS encoding MarR family winged helix-turn-helix transcriptional regulator: MKMPVTERLGLHIKRVEQELMAAKHAALRPFGLTVPQYAVLYALDDQPGLSAAALARACLVTPQTIATVLANLEAKELITRRPHPWHRRVIEVTLTDEGRSLLARADAEAVAVERRIADGFSAEERALLIDLLARASAQLTAAPQPAPER; this comes from the coding sequence ATGAAGATGCCGGTCACCGAGCGCCTCGGGCTGCACATCAAGCGGGTGGAGCAGGAGCTGATGGCGGCCAAGCACGCCGCGCTCCGACCGTTCGGGCTGACGGTCCCGCAGTACGCCGTGCTGTACGCGCTCGACGACCAGCCTGGGCTCTCCGCCGCCGCCCTCGCCCGCGCCTGCCTGGTCACCCCGCAGACCATCGCCACCGTGCTCGCCAACCTGGAGGCCAAGGAGCTGATCACCCGTCGGCCGCACCCGTGGCACCGCAGGGTGATCGAGGTGACCCTCACCGACGAGGGGCGCAGCCTGCTCGCCCGGGCCGACGCGGAGGCCGTCGCCGTCGAGCGGCGGATCGCCGACGGCTTCAGCGCCGAGGAGCGCGCCCTGCTGATCGACCTGCTGGCCCGCGCATCGGCTCAGCTGACCGCGGCGCCGCAGCCGGCCCCGGAGCGCTGA
- a CDS encoding DUF397 domain-containing protein, which yields MAHPGTGTGTGSSITLRLPSRRPRHRRTERTACTCTAACSDFANTVPVRDSKDPDGPALLFPATAFAAFTGALRAGRFPTP from the coding sequence GTGGCGCACCCCGGGACGGGGACCGGGACCGGGAGCTCGATCACGCTACGGCTCCCGTCCCGGCGACCTCGTCACCGTCGCACGGAGCGCACCGCCTGCACGTGCACGGCCGCCTGCTCGGACTTTGCGAATACCGTCCCCGTCCGCGACTCCAAGGACCCCGACGGTCCCGCCCTCCTCTTCCCCGCCACCGCCTTCGCCGCCTTCACCGGCGCCCTCAGGGCCGGCCGCTTCCCCACCCCGTAA
- a CDS encoding alpha/beta fold hydrolase: protein MPGFTPLDHVVAGSGPGLVLIHGTGADATSNWGPLIEAVRDRYTVLAPNLPGAGATPVDPAPIDLDALADRVVATARAAGLERFHLVGHSLGAALATAVAARHPAAVTSLLLHAGWVRTAPREAFMFDLWTRLLRTDPALLARELILTAMGPGLLDTLDDAQFAELAAGFTAMLDERILGQIELDTRIDLRDAVGRITAPTLVLASADDRILPPHHQRELAAAIRRSDYLQVPGGHGLPFEDPARFFSVVTEYVDNRQAQDRG, encoded by the coding sequence TTGCCCGGCTTCACACCGCTCGATCACGTCGTCGCCGGATCCGGCCCGGGCCTGGTCCTGATCCACGGCACCGGCGCCGACGCCACCTCGAACTGGGGACCCCTCATCGAGGCCGTGCGCGACCGGTACACCGTTCTCGCCCCGAACCTGCCCGGCGCCGGCGCCACCCCCGTCGACCCCGCGCCGATCGACCTCGACGCGCTCGCCGACCGGGTCGTGGCCACCGCCCGCGCCGCCGGCCTGGAGCGGTTCCACCTGGTCGGCCACTCGCTGGGCGCGGCCCTCGCCACGGCCGTGGCCGCCCGGCACCCCGCCGCCGTGACCTCGCTCCTCCTGCACGCGGGCTGGGTCAGGACCGCCCCGCGCGAAGCGTTCATGTTCGACCTCTGGACCCGCCTGCTGCGCACCGACCCGGCCCTGCTGGCCCGCGAGTTGATCCTCACCGCGATGGGACCCGGCCTGCTGGACACCCTGGACGACGCGCAGTTCGCCGAACTGGCCGCCGGTTTCACGGCCATGCTCGACGAGCGGATCCTGGGGCAGATAGAACTCGACACCCGGATCGACCTGCGTGACGCGGTGGGCCGGATCACCGCGCCCACCCTCGTGCTGGCGAGCGCCGACGACCGGATCCTCCCGCCCCACCACCAGCGCGAACTCGCTGCCGCCATCCGCCGGTCCGACTACCTCCAGGTCCCCGGCGGCCACGGCCTGCCGTTCGAGGACCCGGCGCGGTTCTTCTCGGTCGTCACCGAGTACGTGGACAACCGGCAGGCCCAGGACCGGGGCTGA
- a CDS encoding extracellular catalytic domain type 1 short-chain-length polyhydroxyalkanoate depolymerase has translation MTRVLGVAAALGIAVSLSLPAAPQAAVASLTPISNFGTNPTGLQMNLYRPNNVKANPPILLALHGCQGSGPYLYQSQDFASLADQYGFLVIYPSTPGAACWDVSSDQALTRNGGSDPVGLMSMITYTEQHYGGNPNAVFVTGQSSGGMMTNVMLADYPDVFKAGAAFMGVPYHCFATGTVRGWNGPCGGGQVNKTPQQWGDLVRGTAYPGYTGPRPRMQLWHGTNDTTVNYNNLAEEIKQWTDVLGVSQNPSSTDTPAANWTRTRYNNGAGTTQVEAYSISGAGHELPVKGTAMAANAIHFMGLDSTPSGGGNNGALHAVGAGKCLDDPNSTTTLGTQQQIYSCTGAANQTWTRTASNQLTVTVGGSVLCLDANAMGTVNGTKAILWSCNGQTNQQWNLNSNGTITGVQSGLCLDVTGASTANGAPVELWSCNGGGNQRWTLG, from the coding sequence ATGACCCGCGTGCTCGGCGTCGCCGCCGCGCTCGGCATCGCGGTCAGCCTGAGCCTGCCGGCCGCCCCCCAGGCCGCCGTCGCCTCGCTGACCCCGATCAGCAACTTCGGCACCAACCCGACCGGCCTGCAGATGAACCTGTACCGGCCGAACAACGTCAAGGCCAACCCGCCGATCCTGCTCGCCCTGCACGGGTGTCAGGGCTCCGGGCCCTACCTGTACCAGAGCCAGGACTTCGCGTCGCTGGCCGACCAGTACGGGTTCCTCGTCATCTACCCCTCGACCCCCGGCGCAGCCTGCTGGGACGTCTCCTCCGACCAGGCGCTGACCCGCAACGGCGGCAGTGACCCGGTCGGGCTGATGTCGATGATCACCTACACCGAGCAGCACTACGGCGGCAACCCCAACGCCGTGTTCGTGACCGGGCAGTCGTCCGGCGGCATGATGACCAACGTGATGCTCGCCGACTACCCCGACGTGTTCAAGGCGGGCGCCGCGTTCATGGGAGTGCCCTACCACTGCTTCGCCACCGGCACGGTGCGCGGCTGGAACGGGCCCTGCGGCGGCGGGCAGGTCAACAAGACCCCGCAGCAGTGGGGCGACCTGGTGCGGGGCACCGCGTACCCCGGCTACACCGGCCCGCGGCCGCGCATGCAGCTGTGGCACGGGACCAACGACACCACCGTGAACTACAACAACCTCGCCGAAGAGATCAAGCAGTGGACCGACGTCCTCGGGGTGAGCCAGAACCCGTCGTCCACCGACACCCCGGCGGCCAACTGGACCCGCACCCGGTACAACAACGGCGCCGGCACCACCCAGGTCGAGGCGTACAGCATCTCCGGTGCCGGCCACGAACTGCCCGTCAAGGGCACCGCGATGGCCGCCAACGCCATCCACTTCATGGGCCTGGACAGCACCCCCTCCGGCGGCGGCAACAACGGCGCGCTGCACGCGGTGGGTGCGGGCAAGTGCCTGGACGACCCGAACTCGACCACCACGCTGGGCACCCAGCAGCAGATCTACAGCTGCACCGGCGCCGCGAACCAGACCTGGACCCGGACGGCGTCGAACCAGCTGACGGTGACCGTGGGCGGCAGCGTGCTGTGCCTGGACGCCAACGCCATGGGCACCGTCAACGGCACCAAGGCGATCCTCTGGTCCTGCAACGGCCAGACCAACCAGCAGTGGAACCTCAACTCCAACGGCACGATCACGGGCGTCCAGTCCGGCCTGTGCCTGGATGTGACCGGAGCTTCCACCGCCAACGGCGCCCCGGTCGAACTCTGGTCGTGCAACGGCGGCGGCAACCAGCGGTGGACTCTCGGATAG
- a CDS encoding TetR/AcrR family transcriptional regulator, with translation MPKTAYHHGDLRQALIRAGIDVARTGGPAAVVLRAVSREVGVSHNAAYRHFADREDLLAAVAAGCMERLGRLMVERTAEVRSPDPVERAWARLEAIGRAYIEFALTEHGWFRTAFSGAAAHGGKPPVPAADQCATDPYTLLAQRLDELVEVGALPAERRPGAQYAAWAAVHGLSSLLVDGPLQDLPEGERRAAADSVLATVSRGL, from the coding sequence TTGCCGAAGACGGCCTATCACCACGGTGACCTCCGCCAGGCCCTGATCCGCGCCGGTATCGATGTCGCTCGCACCGGCGGCCCGGCGGCCGTCGTGCTCCGTGCGGTGAGCCGGGAGGTCGGCGTCTCGCACAATGCCGCCTACCGGCACTTCGCCGACCGGGAGGACCTGCTGGCCGCCGTCGCGGCCGGCTGCATGGAGCGCCTCGGCCGCCTGATGGTGGAGCGAACCGCCGAGGTCCGCAGCCCGGACCCGGTCGAGCGGGCCTGGGCCAGGCTGGAGGCGATCGGTCGGGCCTACATCGAGTTCGCCCTCACCGAGCACGGGTGGTTCCGGACCGCCTTCTCCGGCGCCGCCGCCCACGGCGGCAAGCCGCCGGTCCCAGCGGCCGACCAGTGCGCAACCGATCCCTACACACTCCTCGCCCAGCGGCTCGACGAACTCGTCGAGGTGGGCGCGCTGCCCGCCGAACGCCGGCCCGGGGCCCAGTACGCGGCATGGGCCGCGGTGCACGGCCTGTCGAGCCTCCTGGTCGACGGCCCGCTCCAGGACCTGCCCGAGGGCGAGCGGCGGGCCGCGGCCGACAGCGTGCTCGCCACCGTCTCCCGCGGCCTCTGA